One genomic window of Candidatus Hydrogenedentota bacterium includes the following:
- the tsaD gene encoding tRNA (adenosine(37)-N6)-threonylcarbamoyltransferase complex transferase subunit TsaD encodes MSVILGIESSCDETGIAIVRDGREVLANVIASQIDIHKVFGGVVPEIASRQHTKVISQLVKQVMDEAGVPIDAIAATQGPGLMGSLLVGLSFAKALAYSWKLPFIPVHHIEGHLFSAFLGEKAPEFPFLALVVSGGHTQIIQCDRPHHYRILGTTRDDAVGESFDKVARLLDLPYPGGPSIQKAAAQGDPTAYDFPRAMRNKAGLEFSYSGLKTAVLYAMQDGAANVADIAASFQAAAIDILLIKVKQAIQQTNAQRLVVAGGVAANQLLRERVTAELGIEVFMPPFKYCIDNGAMIAAAGDSLFKHGKFGDFTMTPSPSLAL; translated from the coding sequence ATGAGTGTTATCCTCGGAATCGAATCCTCCTGCGACGAGACGGGCATCGCCATCGTGCGGGACGGCCGGGAAGTCCTGGCCAACGTAATTGCCTCCCAAATCGACATCCACAAAGTCTTCGGTGGCGTCGTGCCCGAAATCGCTTCGCGCCAGCACACCAAAGTCATTTCTCAGTTGGTGAAACAGGTGATGGACGAGGCCGGGGTCCCGATTGATGCCATCGCGGCGACTCAGGGCCCCGGCCTGATGGGCTCGCTGCTGGTCGGCCTGAGCTTTGCCAAGGCGCTGGCTTATAGCTGGAAGCTGCCCTTCATTCCCGTGCACCATATCGAAGGCCACCTCTTCTCGGCCTTCCTGGGCGAGAAGGCGCCGGAGTTTCCCTTTCTGGCCCTGGTGGTCAGCGGCGGGCACACCCAGATCATCCAGTGCGACCGCCCCCACCACTATCGCATCCTCGGCACGACGCGCGACGACGCCGTGGGCGAATCCTTCGACAAGGTGGCGCGCCTCCTCGACCTGCCCTACCCCGGCGGGCCCAGCATTCAGAAAGCCGCCGCCCAGGGCGACCCGACCGCGTACGATTTCCCCCGGGCCATGCGCAACAAGGCCGGGTTGGAATTCAGCTACAGCGGCCTCAAGACGGCGGTGCTCTACGCCATGCAGGACGGCGCGGCCAATGTCGCCGACATCGCGGCAAGCTTCCAGGCCGCGGCCATCGACATTCTACTGATTAAGGTGAAGCAGGCGATCCAGCAGACCAACGCCCAGCGCCTGGTCGTGGCGGGCGGTGTGGCGGCGAACCAGTTGCTCCGCGAACGGGTAACGGCGGAGCTGGGTATCGAAGTGTTCATGCCCCCCTTCAAGTACTGCATCGACAACGGCGCCATGATCGCCGCCGCCGGTGACAGCCTGTTCAAACACGGTAAATTCGGCGATTTCACCATGACCCCGAGCCCGAGCCTCGCACTGTAG
- a CDS encoding glutamate racemase, translating to MVEHQAAVGVFDSGVGGLTVVRQIEARLPRESIFYLGDTARVPYGTKSPDTVVRYARSCAHILVSREIKLLVVACNTASAFALDVLREDLDIPVLGVIEPGALAAVRATRNGRIGVIGTAGTVRSGRYAETIHALDGDLVVVSQPCPLFVPLAEEGWTHGDIPLSIARAYLEPLLQQGIDTLVLGCTHYPLLKDVIAQAAGDGITLVDSADETAAVVQHTLDGMGRLGTTPLIPQFRYFVTDAPEMFMLVGQRFLGHALQETEWVDF from the coding sequence ATGGTTGAACATCAGGCGGCTGTGGGGGTTTTCGATTCCGGCGTGGGCGGACTTACCGTGGTGCGGCAGATTGAAGCGCGTCTGCCCCGGGAGTCTATTTTCTACCTTGGCGACACCGCGCGGGTGCCCTATGGCACCAAGTCACCCGATACGGTGGTGCGCTATGCCCGTTCCTGCGCCCACATACTGGTGTCGCGCGAGATCAAACTGCTTGTCGTGGCCTGCAATACCGCCTCGGCCTTCGCCCTGGATGTGCTGCGCGAGGACCTCGACATCCCCGTTCTCGGCGTCATCGAGCCCGGCGCGCTCGCGGCGGTCCGCGCCACGCGGAACGGCCGTATCGGCGTAATCGGTACCGCGGGCACGGTGCGCAGCGGTCGCTATGCCGAAACCATCCACGCACTGGATGGGGACCTCGTTGTCGTCAGTCAACCCTGCCCCCTCTTCGTGCCCCTCGCCGAGGAAGGCTGGACCCATGGCGACATTCCCCTTTCCATCGCCCGCGCCTACCTGGAGCCACTCTTGCAGCAGGGGATCGACACCCTCGTCCTCGGATGTACCCACTATCCCCTCTTGAAGGACGTCATCGCCCAGGCCGCGGGGGACGGAATCACGCTCGTGGACAGCGCGGATGAAACCGCCGCCGTCGTCCAGCACACCCTCGACGGAATGGGACGGCTCGGGACCACGCCCCTCATTCCCCAATTCCGATACTTTGTTACCGACGCGCCGGAGATGTTCATGCTGGTTGGGCAGCGATTCCTGGGCCACGCGCTCCAGGAAACCGAATGGGTGGATTTCTGA
- the gcvPB gene encoding aminomethyl-transferring glycine dehydrogenase subunit GcvPB, whose product MQLIYEKSKPGRRAITLDALDVPQSSLPADLCRKEDAALPEMAEIDVVRHFTHLSQRNVGIDDTFYPLGSCTMKYNPKIAEVAAAEPGMARLHPHFSSSSVYEGNVQGAYALIYELERQLAEVAGMKAASLQPIAGAHGELTGTLLMAAYHKDKGNAHKDTIIIPDNAHGTNPASAVMAGFKVVEIPSDVDGTIHLDTFEKALTDNVAGIMMTCPNTHGLFEKDVARIAALAHSKDALLYYDGANLNAIVGQCRPGDLGFDVMHYNLHKTFATPHGMGGPGCGPVGVGERLLPYLPGPRVVKAEGGFTLAAPEKSIGRVAAFFGNFLIAVRAYAYLRHYGDAGLKEVSRNAVLNANYIYAKLKHAYKPAFPGNFMHECIFSATPQADLGVHAIDIAKALLDMGYHAPTIYFPLTVKECIMIEPTETESKETLDAFCDAMLLIAEKAKSDPESLNAAPVTTPVGRLDEVKAAKDLNCACL is encoded by the coding sequence ATGCAGTTGATTTACGAAAAGTCCAAGCCCGGTCGCCGCGCCATCACGCTGGACGCGCTGGACGTGCCCCAGAGCAGTCTTCCCGCCGATCTCTGCCGCAAGGAAGACGCCGCACTCCCGGAAATGGCCGAAATCGATGTGGTGCGTCACTTCACCCACCTGTCCCAGCGCAACGTGGGCATCGACGACACCTTTTACCCGCTCGGCTCGTGCACGATGAAGTACAACCCGAAGATTGCCGAAGTGGCGGCTGCCGAACCGGGCATGGCGCGTCTCCACCCCCACTTTTCGTCTAGCTCGGTCTATGAAGGCAACGTCCAGGGCGCCTATGCGCTGATCTATGAGCTGGAGCGCCAGCTCGCGGAAGTCGCGGGCATGAAGGCCGCCAGCCTCCAGCCCATCGCGGGGGCCCACGGCGAATTGACCGGCACGCTGCTCATGGCGGCCTATCACAAGGACAAGGGCAACGCCCACAAAGACACGATCATCATCCCCGACAACGCCCACGGCACCAATCCCGCCAGCGCGGTGATGGCGGGTTTCAAAGTCGTTGAAATCCCGTCGGACGTGGACGGCACGATCCACTTGGACACCTTTGAAAAGGCCCTTACGGACAACGTGGCCGGCATCATGATGACCTGCCCGAATACCCACGGCCTCTTTGAGAAAGATGTAGCCAGGATCGCGGCCCTCGCCCACTCGAAGGACGCCCTGCTCTACTACGACGGCGCAAACCTGAACGCAATCGTGGGCCAGTGTCGCCCTGGCGATCTCGGCTTCGACGTAATGCACTACAATCTGCACAAGACCTTCGCCACACCCCATGGCATGGGCGGACCCGGCTGCGGACCCGTGGGCGTGGGTGAGCGCCTCCTGCCCTACCTCCCCGGACCTCGGGTCGTGAAGGCGGAGGGGGGCTTCACGCTGGCCGCGCCGGAAAAGAGTATCGGACGCGTGGCCGCCTTCTTTGGCAACTTCCTTATCGCCGTGCGCGCCTATGCCTACCTGCGCCACTACGGCGATGCGGGCCTCAAGGAAGTCAGCCGCAACGCCGTGCTCAATGCCAACTACATCTACGCGAAGCTGAAGCACGCCTACAAGCCCGCCTTCCCCGGCAATTTCATGCACGAGTGCATCTTCAGCGCCACGCCCCAGGCCGATTTGGGCGTTCACGCCATCGACATCGCGAAAGCCCTCCTCGACATGGGCTACCACGCGCCCACGATTTATTTCCCGCTTACGGTCAAAGAGTGCATCATGATCGAGCCCACGGAAACAGAGTCGAAGGAAACGCTGGACGCCTTCTGCGACGCCATGCTGCTGATCGCGGAAAAGGCCAAGAGCGATCCCGAAAGCCTGAACGCCGCCCCGGTGACGACGCCCGTGGGTCGCCTGGACGAGGTAAAGGCCGCAAAAGACCTGAACTGCGCGTGTTTGTAA
- a CDS encoding lipoate--protein ligase family protein, which produces MRLIHYSHPDPATNLALEEVLLDEVEQGRQPDTLRFWESPVPFVVLGTAQVLAEEVNEPHCVADGVPIMRRCTAGGCVLQGPGSFNYALFLTYESFPEVASLHASYRFILGKVCAALATLGIEASHQGISDIAIGGLKVSGNAQRRRRRALLHHGTLLYRADAAAISRYIREPADRPDYRGARRHDEFVTSLPTQPEPLARALSATCGPVETSTLTPDEMSRGEALAREKYGQVHWIRRR; this is translated from the coding sequence ATGCGCCTGATCCACTACAGCCACCCCGACCCCGCAACGAACCTTGCGCTCGAAGAGGTGCTGCTGGACGAAGTTGAGCAGGGGCGCCAGCCCGACACGCTGCGCTTCTGGGAGAGCCCCGTCCCTTTCGTGGTATTGGGAACGGCCCAGGTGCTCGCGGAGGAGGTCAACGAGCCCCACTGCGTGGCCGATGGCGTGCCCATCATGCGGCGCTGTACGGCGGGCGGCTGCGTGCTCCAGGGGCCCGGCTCCTTCAACTACGCGTTATTCCTGACCTACGAGTCCTTTCCCGAGGTGGCCTCCCTCCACGCCTCCTACCGCTTCATCCTGGGCAAGGTCTGCGCCGCCCTGGCCACGCTGGGCATCGAAGCATCCCACCAGGGCATTTCCGATATCGCCATCGGCGGCTTGAAGGTTTCGGGCAACGCCCAGCGTCGTCGTCGCCGCGCCCTGCTCCACCACGGCACCCTCCTCTACCGTGCCGATGCCGCCGCCATCAGCCGCTACATCCGCGAACCCGCCGATCGCCCCGACTACCGGGGCGCCCGGCGTCATGACGAATTCGTGACGTCGCTGCCCACCCAGCCGGAGCCCCTGGCACGGGCCTTGAGCGCGACCTGCGGCCCCGTGGAGACTTCCACCCTCACACCGGATGAAATGAGTCGAGGGGAAGCCCTGGCACGGGAAAAATACGGCCAAGTTCATTGGATCCGGCGTCGCTAA
- a CDS encoding outer membrane protein transport protein — protein sequence MNKACLQLLCSLALSLAPCAAWAQLEINSSPNVVGSGARALGMGSAFIAIADDATAASWNPGGLTQLERPELSLVYSFKSNTEDFSSSSHRGLNFENTVNFNEINYGSFVYPIPRTIAGRNLVVSLNILKQYDFDRDLDFRYTDVGAAAGGIVNLAAKYDYSQRGGLSSLSPAFGFEITDKLSMGVVANIYDQDILPDNEWKTRNNIRQRTFFNSSALPFSVTQIDEDFTDFKGHNFTIGLLYKPSERWSVGAVYHTKWSADVNYEQGVRLASGSLIGTGGDKRKKEYTFPSAFGLGAAYRFPNDKLTVSFDITRRDWDQFEVLDPESTRRAFRRTSGVTGLNKNLSEIDPTYTVRLGAEYVFVNDAKPKQDFLPSLRAGLFYDPEPSGGRKDLWYGVGVNGKSKKGDGDPNDFFGFSLGAGVLVKDRINLDLAYVYRFGDNARDDTFGLFGTDADVEQHTIYMSTVVYF from the coding sequence TTGAACAAGGCATGCCTGCAATTACTATGTAGCCTGGCGTTGAGCCTGGCGCCGTGTGCGGCCTGGGCCCAGTTGGAAATCAACTCGTCGCCCAACGTGGTCGGCAGCGGCGCCCGCGCACTCGGCATGGGCAGCGCGTTCATCGCCATCGCGGACGACGCCACGGCGGCCTCGTGGAATCCCGGCGGTCTGACCCAGTTGGAGCGGCCCGAACTGTCCCTCGTGTACAGCTTCAAGAGCAACACGGAGGACTTCAGTTCCTCGTCCCACCGCGGACTGAACTTCGAGAACACGGTCAACTTCAACGAGATCAACTACGGGAGCTTTGTCTACCCGATCCCCCGCACCATCGCGGGCCGGAATCTGGTGGTGAGCCTCAATATCTTGAAGCAGTACGATTTCGACCGCGACCTCGACTTCCGCTACACGGACGTGGGTGCGGCGGCCGGCGGCATCGTCAACCTCGCCGCGAAATACGACTACAGCCAGCGCGGCGGCCTGAGTTCGCTCTCGCCCGCCTTCGGTTTTGAAATCACCGACAAACTCTCCATGGGGGTCGTGGCCAACATCTACGACCAGGACATCCTCCCGGACAACGAATGGAAGACCCGGAACAACATCCGGCAGCGGACCTTCTTCAACAGTTCCGCGCTTCCCTTCAGTGTGACCCAGATCGACGAGGACTTCACGGATTTCAAAGGACACAACTTCACCATCGGCCTGCTATACAAGCCCAGCGAACGCTGGAGCGTGGGTGCCGTGTACCACACCAAGTGGAGCGCGGATGTGAACTACGAGCAGGGCGTGCGCCTGGCCAGCGGCTCCCTCATCGGGACCGGCGGCGACAAGCGAAAGAAGGAGTACACCTTTCCCAGCGCCTTCGGTCTGGGCGCGGCCTACCGCTTCCCAAACGACAAGTTGACCGTCTCCTTCGACATAACGCGGCGCGACTGGGATCAGTTTGAAGTGCTCGATCCCGAAAGCACGCGCCGGGCCTTCCGCCGCACTTCCGGCGTCACAGGTCTGAACAAGAACCTCAGCGAGATCGACCCCACCTACACCGTGCGCCTCGGCGCGGAATATGTGTTCGTGAATGACGCCAAGCCCAAGCAGGATTTCCTGCCCAGCTTGCGCGCCGGTCTCTTCTATGATCCCGAGCCTTCCGGCGGCCGCAAGGACCTCTGGTACGGCGTGGGCGTCAACGGGAAGAGTAAGAAGGGCGATGGCGATCCGAACGATTTCTTTGGCTTCTCCCTTGGCGCGGGCGTGCTGGTGAAAGACCGGATCAACCTCGACCTGGCGTACGTCTACCGATTCGGCGACAACGCACGCGACGACACCTTCGGGCTCTTCGGTACCGACGCGGATGTGGAGCAGCACACGATCTACATGTCGACGGTGGTGTATTTCTAA
- a CDS encoding N-acetylmuramoyl-L-alanine amidase has product MPLKPYAIAGRFIALALFSCLLCARMAWGDEQKIDVTRNGVTTTLVLPEYTSQGVPYASLADLARQLGGTTEVDAARAAMQLGETRAEVGLNDVAVQRGGESFSLIHPVLPYQNDALIAMSDVVRFLREGYGMGTPENPPATSALAMPAEEAPLDSVAPEAPSTSPLPESELMEAADLESIAPASDTLEDAPLESVAPVAAAPEPMPSGIAVVAIDPGHGGEDTGVVGATGLTEKDVCLAIASGVSRILVEKYGLATVLTREGDEVRTAQNRADTLGSRRAGLVVSIHVGASYAAEAVGPALFAHSAAGASRASLGVARTLSETVAGVSAPSTPIVHEAALGLLRGSTIPGVLVEVGNLANPIEEARLADPQYQEQLAAALAAGINQALGRPEPGGAAQ; this is encoded by the coding sequence ATGCCCCTGAAACCCTACGCCATAGCCGGGCGATTTATCGCGCTGGCCCTGTTTTCCTGCCTGCTTTGCGCCCGAATGGCCTGGGGCGATGAGCAGAAGATCGACGTGACCCGAAACGGCGTCACGACCACGCTCGTGCTCCCGGAGTATACGAGCCAGGGCGTTCCCTATGCCTCGCTCGCCGATCTGGCGCGGCAATTGGGCGGCACGACGGAGGTGGACGCGGCCCGCGCAGCCATGCAACTGGGCGAGACCCGGGCGGAAGTGGGTCTGAACGACGTGGCCGTCCAGCGCGGTGGCGAGTCCTTTTCCCTCATTCATCCCGTCCTTCCCTATCAAAACGACGCCCTCATCGCCATGTCCGATGTGGTCCGTTTCCTTCGGGAAGGTTACGGCATGGGTACGCCCGAGAATCCGCCCGCGACTTCGGCCCTCGCCATGCCCGCCGAGGAAGCGCCCCTCGATTCGGTGGCCCCCGAAGCCCCCTCGACATCCCCCCTGCCCGAATCCGAACTCATGGAGGCGGCGGACCTGGAATCCATCGCCCCCGCGTCCGACACCCTGGAAGACGCCCCCCTGGAGTCGGTGGCGCCCGTCGCCGCCGCGCCCGAGCCCATGCCCAGCGGGATTGCCGTCGTGGCGATTGATCCGGGCCACGGCGGTGAAGACACGGGCGTCGTCGGCGCCACGGGGTTGACCGAGAAGGATGTGTGCCTCGCCATCGCTTCCGGCGTCAGCCGCATCCTGGTTGAAAAATATGGCCTCGCCACCGTGCTCACCCGGGAGGGCGACGAGGTGCGCACCGCACAGAATCGCGCCGACACGCTGGGCAGCCGCCGAGCGGGACTGGTCGTGAGTATCCATGTCGGCGCGAGCTACGCGGCGGAGGCGGTGGGACCGGCGCTGTTCGCACACTCGGCGGCGGGCGCGTCCCGAGCCTCCCTCGGTGTGGCCCGCACCCTTTCCGAAACCGTCGCGGGCGTCTCCGCCCCTTCTACCCCGATCGTCCATGAGGCGGCGCTGGGCCTCCTTCGCGGAAGCACCATTCCCGGCGTGCTGGTGGAGGTCGGCAACCTGGCGAATCCGATTGAGGAAGCCCGCCTGGCCGACCCCCAATACCAGGAACAACTGGCGGCGGCCCTGGCCGCCGGCATCAACCAGGCCCTTGGACGGCCCGAACCCGGGGGAGCCGCGCAATGA
- the gcvPA gene encoding aminomethyl-transferring glycine dehydrogenase subunit GcvPA, with product MSWIPATEADQREMLAAIGVDSVEALFGSIPAALRMKSWDIPAGMSEMAVRNHVASLAGQNRVDHTSFLGGGYYDHYIPAAVDALSGRSEFYTAYTPYQPETSQGTLQSIYEYQSAMCRLTGMEFANASLYDGGTAVFEAATMSVRIARKNKIVVHPSLNPVYRKMLETHAANLELDIVTGDDPTDAACVIVQNPSFLGTVADFTDLAAKCHAAGALLVVSFYPVSLGLLKTPGEMGADIAIAEGQSLGLPLGFGGPYLGIMATRKDHVRKMPGRIAGETQDKDGRRGFVLTLQAREQHIRRTKAMSNICSNQALCALRALIHLSLWGKEGFKDVAIACHSKAEYLKKQLGFATILNEGPTFNEFAVRLPKSARTVAAAMLDAGFVAGLPLADVGAGEENDLLIAVTEKRTKEEIDAFAKALETASCS from the coding sequence ATGAGTTGGATCCCCGCAACCGAAGCCGACCAGCGGGAAATGCTGGCGGCCATCGGGGTTGATTCCGTCGAGGCGCTCTTTGGCAGCATTCCCGCAGCCCTGCGCATGAAGTCCTGGGATATCCCCGCGGGCATGTCGGAAATGGCGGTGCGCAATCACGTCGCGTCGCTGGCCGGTCAAAACCGCGTGGACCACACCTCCTTTCTCGGCGGTGGCTACTATGACCACTATATCCCGGCGGCGGTGGATGCCCTTTCGGGCCGTAGCGAGTTCTACACAGCCTACACGCCCTACCAGCCTGAAACTTCTCAGGGGACGCTCCAGAGCATCTATGAGTACCAATCGGCCATGTGTCGCCTGACGGGTATGGAATTCGCCAACGCGTCGTTGTACGACGGCGGCACGGCGGTATTCGAAGCGGCGACGATGTCGGTCCGCATCGCTCGGAAAAACAAGATCGTGGTTCATCCCTCGTTGAACCCGGTCTACCGGAAAATGCTTGAAACCCACGCCGCCAATCTGGAACTCGACATCGTCACCGGCGACGACCCGACGGACGCCGCCTGTGTGATCGTGCAGAATCCCAGCTTCCTCGGCACCGTGGCGGATTTCACCGATCTGGCGGCAAAATGCCACGCCGCCGGTGCGTTGCTCGTGGTTTCTTTCTACCCGGTTTCTCTGGGCCTGCTGAAGACACCGGGCGAGATGGGCGCGGATATCGCCATCGCCGAAGGCCAGTCCCTCGGCTTGCCCCTCGGTTTCGGCGGCCCCTACCTCGGCATCATGGCGACGCGCAAGGATCACGTGCGCAAGATGCCCGGACGTATTGCGGGCGAGACCCAGGATAAGGACGGACGGCGCGGTTTCGTGCTCACCTTGCAGGCGCGCGAACAGCACATCCGCCGCACCAAGGCCATGTCCAACATTTGCTCGAACCAGGCCCTGTGTGCGCTCCGCGCCCTGATTCACCTCTCCCTCTGGGGCAAAGAAGGCTTCAAAGACGTGGCCATCGCGTGTCATTCCAAGGCGGAGTACCTGAAGAAGCAGCTTGGCTTCGCCACGATTCTCAACGAGGGCCCGACCTTCAACGAGTTCGCCGTACGCCTTCCGAAGAGCGCCCGCACGGTTGCCGCTGCGATGCTCGACGCCGGTTTTGTCGCCGGTCTGCCTCTGGCCGATGTAGGCGCGGGTGAAGAGAACGACCTGCTCATCGCGGTCACCGAAAAGCGCACGAAAGAAGAAATAGACGCCTTCGCCAAGGCGCTGGAGACCGCGTCATGCAGTTGA
- a CDS encoding GerMN domain-containing protein: MSRNFRMTVIQKFVLSIWAIGTLILLFVVVLLVREIAANGRDPIGAFQLAEEPQAERAPAARTTSVGTREVSLYFSSPDGRSLTTEKRVLAFSNATVENCKAVLDALIEGPQTGGSPILPKTVKVKSLFLLEGGELVINFSRELQSEHARFSSAALESLMVQGIVQSVAQAAVHEGEGPRVSRVRFLIEDAPPTEAFPAHIDLDEPVAPDARWLTAQN, encoded by the coding sequence ATGAGCCGGAACTTTCGCATGACCGTCATTCAGAAATTCGTCCTCTCGATTTGGGCGATAGGCACGTTGATATTGCTCTTCGTGGTTGTATTGCTGGTGCGGGAAATTGCCGCGAACGGCCGCGACCCCATCGGGGCCTTCCAACTGGCCGAAGAACCCCAGGCCGAGCGGGCCCCCGCCGCGCGGACAACCTCCGTGGGAACACGCGAGGTGAGCCTTTATTTTTCGTCGCCGGATGGGCGCAGCCTCACCACGGAAAAACGGGTGCTGGCTTTTTCAAACGCCACGGTGGAGAACTGCAAGGCCGTGCTGGACGCCCTCATTGAGGGACCCCAGACCGGCGGAAGCCCGATCCTCCCGAAGACGGTCAAGGTCAAGTCCCTCTTTCTGCTCGAAGGGGGCGAACTGGTCATCAATTTCTCCCGCGAACTCCAGTCCGAGCATGCGCGATTCAGCAGCGCCGCCCTGGAAAGTCTGATGGTCCAGGGAATAGTTCAGTCCGTGGCGCAGGCCGCGGTACACGAAGGAGAAGGGCCCCGGGTCAGCCGGGTCCGCTTCCTGATCGAGGATGCCCCGCCCACCGAGGCCTTTCCCGCCCACATTGATTTGGACGAGCCCGTGGCGCCCGACGCGCGCTGGCTCACCGCCCAGAATTGA
- a CDS encoding divergent polysaccharide deacetylase family protein — MGGFLMAAKSTPSFMYYIVSVLALSSLLAITGLLAVNFWLSRPVNLEGETDRLADVLEDALQDNFVPSRNIARDAALPEFLERDGTETHWSFHSFNVTLPPHVKSETLRDELRKKMSEYFVKLVEEEKQEVTDYERFSLYFDNFAFATVTLIPEKPNTASSYRSDLRNSSQQLADLVEGELASLSLNPPHTRADAMEQQDLNSQWLYTYFNAQLPPGMTLGELKERLESRMTLPDVLFSTDVPRDPPVNLLLSIGGKPCVGIACTLVPAPEKPAAPESVSLEGVLDDGITGSEPDESLDEPSGTPDMVVSPVVVPPAPAPATTPPPETPAPVPPTKEAPAPKAVAPVASPEPQPSASLLPGASVRLAILIDDGGNNRSHGDRILALDNRLTLAILPNTPFAAEIAEEGAQKGFEIMLHMPMETDSPTVQSVPGTVFTRMEKEEIQKLTNAAIDQIPHVVGINNHTGSKFTSDREKMGYVLEVLQSRGLYFIDSVTIHTTVAFDVAREMGVPSGRRDVFLDDSTDLASVRRQFAILLETAQEEGTAIGIGHFQCPATAKVLAEEIPKLAEAGIELVHASELMQ; from the coding sequence ATGGGTGGATTTCTGATGGCCGCGAAATCCACACCTTCGTTCATGTACTACATCGTCTCGGTGCTCGCCCTGTCCTCACTGCTGGCAATCACCGGACTCCTTGCCGTGAACTTCTGGCTCTCGCGGCCCGTCAACCTGGAGGGAGAGACCGACCGGCTGGCCGATGTGCTGGAGGACGCCCTCCAGGATAATTTCGTGCCCAGCAGGAATATTGCCCGTGACGCGGCCCTGCCGGAGTTTCTGGAGCGCGACGGGACGGAAACCCACTGGAGCTTTCACAGCTTCAATGTCACCTTGCCGCCCCACGTAAAGAGTGAAACGCTGCGGGACGAGTTGCGCAAGAAGATGAGCGAGTACTTCGTGAAACTTGTCGAGGAGGAGAAGCAGGAGGTGACGGATTACGAACGCTTCTCGCTCTATTTCGACAATTTCGCCTTCGCAACGGTCACGCTGATTCCCGAGAAGCCGAACACCGCGAGCTCTTACCGCAGCGACCTGCGCAACAGCAGCCAGCAACTGGCCGATCTGGTGGAGGGCGAGCTGGCGAGCTTGAGCCTGAATCCGCCCCACACCCGCGCGGACGCCATGGAGCAGCAGGACCTGAACTCCCAGTGGCTCTACACCTATTTCAACGCCCAACTCCCCCCTGGAATGACCCTGGGCGAGCTCAAGGAGCGCCTGGAGTCGCGCATGACCCTGCCCGACGTGCTCTTCAGCACGGACGTGCCGCGCGACCCGCCGGTCAACCTGCTGCTCAGTATCGGCGGCAAACCCTGTGTCGGAATCGCCTGTACCCTGGTCCCCGCCCCGGAGAAGCCCGCGGCCCCCGAGTCCGTCTCGCTGGAGGGCGTGCTGGACGACGGTATAACCGGCAGTGAGCCGGACGAGTCGCTGGATGAGCCCTCGGGCACACCCGATATGGTGGTCAGCCCTGTGGTAGTCCCGCCCGCACCGGCACCCGCCACAACACCCCCGCCGGAGACGCCCGCGCCGGTGCCGCCGACCAAAGAGGCCCCCGCGCCAAAAGCTGTCGCGCCTGTAGCGTCTCCCGAGCCCCAGCCCAGCGCGTCCCTGTTGCCCGGCGCGTCGGTCCGGCTGGCGATCCTCATCGATGATGGAGGGAACAACCGGTCCCATGGCGACCGCATACTGGCGCTGGACAATCGGCTGACGCTGGCCATTCTGCCGAACACGCCCTTCGCGGCGGAGATCGCGGAAGAAGGGGCCCAGAAGGGCTTCGAGATCATGCTCCACATGCCCATGGAAACGGACAGCCCGACGGTCCAGTCCGTTCCCGGCACGGTGTTTACCCGGATGGAAAAGGAAGAGATCCAGAAACTGACCAATGCCGCGATCGACCAGATCCCTCACGTGGTGGGCATCAACAATCACACCGGTTCCAAGTTCACTTCGGACCGGGAAAAAATGGGCTACGTGCTGGAAGTCCTGCAAAGTCGAGGACTATATTTCATCGACAGCGTTACCATCCATACGACCGTGGCCTTTGACGTCGCCCGGGAAATGGGCGTGCCCTCGGGAAGGCGCGATGTTTTTCTGGACGATTCAACCGACCTGGCCAGTGTGCGCCGACAATTTGCCATCCTGCTGGAGACAGCCCAGGAAGAGGGGACGGCCATCGGCATCGGCCATTTTCAATGTCCCGCCACCGCAAAAGTACTGGCGGAGGAAATACCCAAACTTGCGGAAGCCGGCATCGAGCTGGTCCACGCTTCGGAACTGATGCAATGA